From Microbacterium invictum, the proteins below share one genomic window:
- a CDS encoding SPOR domain-containing protein, which produces MSTAADKYWYNFATGGVEQGFESPTIDRAGPFDTPEEAARAPELLRERSRAWAEEEARDDAWGASGGNAGDTESKDDRSGPSGR; this is translated from the coding sequence ATGAGCACCGCAGCCGACAAGTACTGGTACAACTTCGCCACCGGCGGGGTGGAGCAGGGTTTCGAGTCGCCGACGATCGATCGGGCCGGTCCATTCGACACTCCGGAGGAGGCCGCACGCGCCCCCGAACTGCTGCGCGAGCGTTCGCGCGCATGGGCCGAGGAAGAGGCGCGCGACGATGCTTGGGGCGCGTCGGGCGGCAACGCCGGCGACACCGAGTCGAAGGACGATCGGAGCGGCCCCTCCGGCCGATAG
- the ppgK gene encoding polyphosphate--glucose phosphotransferase, whose protein sequence is MAKNATRAVGVDIGGTGIKGALVDLGAGQLLSDRVKVATPRGAEPDDVLRAVREVLGTLGVTDADIPLGVAFPAIVKHGRTMSAANVADTWIGFEAEKFFEDGLGREIHFANDADVAGVAEARYGAARDVDGLVLLTTLGTGIGTALLYDGELIPNSELGHLQRAGHKRDAEAWTAYSAMEREDLSFPVWAKRLQWYYRHLEFLLSPDLFIVGGGVSKHADQFLPLLDLDTPIIPAVHRNNAGIIGAAALSVH, encoded by the coding sequence ATGGCGAAGAACGCGACCCGCGCCGTCGGGGTGGACATCGGCGGAACCGGCATCAAGGGAGCGCTGGTCGACCTGGGCGCAGGGCAGCTGCTCAGCGATCGGGTCAAGGTCGCGACGCCGCGAGGCGCGGAGCCCGATGACGTGCTGCGCGCCGTCCGCGAGGTCCTGGGCACGCTGGGGGTCACCGATGCGGACATCCCGCTCGGGGTGGCCTTCCCGGCGATCGTGAAGCACGGCCGGACGATGTCGGCCGCGAACGTCGCCGACACGTGGATCGGCTTCGAGGCGGAGAAGTTCTTCGAAGACGGACTCGGACGCGAGATCCACTTCGCCAACGATGCCGATGTTGCCGGGGTCGCCGAGGCGCGCTACGGCGCCGCACGCGACGTCGACGGTCTCGTGCTGCTGACGACGCTGGGCACCGGCATCGGCACCGCGCTGCTCTACGACGGCGAGCTCATTCCGAACTCCGAGCTCGGCCACCTCCAGCGCGCCGGTCACAAGCGCGACGCCGAAGCGTGGACGGCGTACTCGGCGATGGAGCGCGAAGACCTCAGCTTCCCGGTGTGGGCAAAGCGGCTGCAGTGGTACTACCGCCACCTCGAGTTCCTGCTCAGCCCGGACCTGTTCATCGTCGGCGGCGGCGTCTCCAAACACGCCGATCAGTTCCTGCCGCTGCTCGACCTCGACACGCCGATCATCCCGGCCGTGCACCGGAACAACGCCGGGATCATCGGCGCCGCGGCACTGTCGGTGCACTGA